One Microcaecilia unicolor chromosome 4, aMicUni1.1, whole genome shotgun sequence genomic region harbors:
- the LOC115469253 gene encoding LOW QUALITY PROTEIN: interleukin-1 beta-like (The sequence of the model RefSeq protein was modified relative to this genomic sequence to represent the inferred CDS: inserted 1 base in 1 codon): MALVPKMNEIPNCHSDVDELLYEADCPYDLKNSLHDLGCFTNCSLCESGIQLKITDQKMPSMTFKKAVVIVVAVEKMKNMLRPARLFKDEDLNDILNSIFVEEAIPFEDFDITYVADSAYRYFSSSSYKISDTSNKCFALREFPGSAQLVALXLQGLNSRQEVKLNMALYTSQPFNSSNRKNPVALGIMGRNLYLSCVMVGGHAELRLEEVNGIIRNIRDDDSLLRFIFFKSDHGSSAVTTSTFESATCPNWYICTSQRENEPVSMAQYQEQSAIIDFKLFSDKQ, encoded by the exons ATGGCATTGGTTCCCAAAATGAACGAGATACCTAACTGCCACAG TGATGTGGATGAACTTCTGTATGAAGCAGACTGTCCCTATGACCTTAAG AACTCTCTCCATGACCTGGGTTGTTTCACAAATTGCTCTTTGTGCGAGTCGGGCATTCAGCTGAAGATCACTGACCAGAAAATGCCCTCAATGACTTTCAAGAAAGCTGTGGTAATCGTGGTGGCTGTGGAGAAAATGAAAAACATGTTAAGACCTGCAAGATTGTTCAAGGATGAAGACCTGAACGATATCCTGAACAGTATTTTTGTGGAAG AAGCCATCCCCTTTGAAGATTTTGACATAACCTATGTGGCTGATTCTGCATACCGATACTTTTCATCCAGTTCATACAAGATTTCTGACACTTCAAACAAGTGTTTTGCCTTACGAGAGTTCCCTGGATCAGCCCAGCTGGTGGCTT TTTTGCAAGGACTCAATTCCAGACAAGAAG TGAAATTAAACATGGCTTTATACACCTCTCAGCCTTTTAACTCCAGCAACCGCAAAAATCCAGTTGCATTAGGCATCATGGGAAGGAATCTCTATTTGTCATGTGTCATGGTTGGAGGTCATGCAGAGCTGCGGCTGGAA gAGGTTAATGGCATCATTAGAAACATCAGAGATGATGATTCATTACTGCGCTTCATATTCTTCAAGTCTGACCATGGTTCCTCAGCTGTAACAACCTCCACCTTTGAATCAGCCACCTGTCCCAACTGGTACATTTGCACCTCCCAAAGAGAGAATGAGCCTGTCAGTATGGCACAGTATCAAGAGCAGTCAGCTATCATCGACTTTAAACTTTTTTCAGATAAGCAGTAA